A single window of Oreochromis aureus strain Israel breed Guangdong linkage group 7, ZZ_aureus, whole genome shotgun sequence DNA harbors:
- the LOC116322410 gene encoding C-C motif chemokine 3-like, with product MKTLSLTVGLLLVLFTVYHSDASKAVISPDLCCFHFFDKRIPKANIVSIMKTHSQCSTPAFVIKTPRRLLCVKQTAEWAKEQFVKQERGTTEPMPQSTAQTSFMTPMNATSRNASVTP from the exons ATGAAGACTCTCAGCCTGACAGTGGGACTGCTGCTCGTGCTGTTCACCGTTTACCACAGCGATGCCT CTAAGGCAGTGATTTCACCTGACCTTTgctgttttcacttctttgaCAAACGGATCCCAAAGGCGAACATCGTCTCCATCATGAAAACTCACAGTCAGTGCTCCACACCAGCATTTGT GATCAAGACACCCAGAAGGCttttgtgtgtgaaacagaCTGCAGAGTGGGCAAAGGAACAATTTGTCAAACAAGAGAGAGGAACAACTGAACCAATGCCACAGTCAACAGCTCAAACATCTTTCATGACTCCGATGAATGCTACAAGCCGAAATGCATCAGTCACTCCATGA